In a single window of the Drosophila miranda strain MSH22 chromosome XL, D.miranda_PacBio2.1, whole genome shotgun sequence genome:
- the LOC108155223 gene encoding 28 kDa heat- and acid-stable phosphoprotein has translation MPRGKFVNHKGRSRHFTSPEELQQESEEESDQSSGSGSGEETGGDKASGSAATSKSKPPATRKTATRPAHRQKQRPAVSSSESDSEESEDDSEAEARDAKKGVASLIEIENPNRVTKKATQKIATLKLDDGGSSTTSSTAAAKPELSRREREQIEKQKARQRYEKLHAAGKTTEAKADLARLALIRQQREEAAAKREAEKKVAADTGKKPGAK, from the coding sequence ATGCCACGAGGAAAGTTCGTTAACCACAAAGGCCGCAGCCGTCACTTTACATCACCCGAAGAGCTTCAGCAGGAGTCCGAGGAGGAGAGCGACCAGTCGAGTGGCAGCGGTAGCGGTGAAGAGACCGGCGGTGACAAGGCCTCCGGTAGTGCGGCCACATCCAAGTCGAAGCCTCCAGCGACTCGTAAGACCGCCACCCGTCCAGCCCATCGTCAAAAGCAGCGTCCGGCGGTCAGCTCGTCGGAATCCGATTCGGAGGAGTCCGAGGATGACTCAGAGGCAGAGGCGCGAGATGCCAAAAAGGGCGTGGCCTCGCTCATCGAAATCGAGAATCCCAACCGTGTGACCAAAAAGGCCACTCAGAAAATAGCAACTCTCAAGCTGGACGATGGTGGGTCCTCCACCACCAGctccaccgccgccgccaagCCGGAACTGTCCCGTCGCGAGCGTGAACAGATCGAGAAGCAGAAGGCGCGCCAGCGTTACGAGAAGCTCCATGCGGCCGGCAAGACGACCGAGGCGAAGGCGGATCTCGCTCGGCTGGCCCTCATTCGTCAGCAGCGAGAGGAGGCCGCCGCCAAGCGCGAGGCAGAAAAAAAGGTGGCAGCCGACACTGGAAAGAAGCCGGGGGCGAAGTAG
- the LOC108155212 gene encoding uncharacterized protein LOC108155212, translating to MIYRLCSLTNKNGVVPAVPLINLMSIDVRHKIGPSMEATPADQRNVEIKARIPGGSEDFARRLDIAKKLTGSQTGELIVQRDVFFESPLGGRLKLRYLQPPSRSQLVYYDRPDVAGPKLSCFNKIEVDEPAVLEKILGRTNGILGQLEKKRHLFIHEQTRIHLDEVQDLGHFMEFEVCLRPEQTLEEGQTIAEQLAKTFDILKADLMTGSYFDALRDGH from the coding sequence ATGATCTATAGGTTGTGTTCGTTGACGAATAAAAATGGGGTCGTGCCAGCAGTCCCGCTGATAAATTTGATGTCTATCGATGTTAGACACAAAATCGGCCCCAGCATGGAAGCGACTCCTGCAGATCAGCGAAATGTGGAGATAAAGGCACGGATTCCTGGCGGAAGTGAGGATTTTGCCCGCCGCCTGGACATCGCCAAGAAGCTGACTGGCAGTCAGACAGGAGAGCTCATCGTCCAGCGCGATGTGTTCTTCGAATCGCCGCTGGGCGGGCGTCTCAAGCTGCGGTACTTGCAGCCCCCGTCGCGCTCCCAGTTGGTCTACTACGATCGACCCGATGTGGCCGGTCCTAAGCTGTCCTGTTTCAACAAGATTGAAGTGGACGAGCCTGCTGTGCTGGAGAAGATTCTGGGCCGGACGAACGGCATCTTAGGCCAGTTGGAGAAAAAGCGCCATTTGTTCATCCATGAGCAGACGCGTATCCACCTGGACGAGGTACAAGACCTAGGTCACTTTATGGAGTTCGAGGTCTGTCTGAGACCGGAACAGACTCTGGAGGAGGGCCAGACCATTGCCGAGCAGCTCGCGAAGACTTTTGACATTCTTAAGGCGGATCTAATGACCGGCTCCTACTTCGATGCCCTGCGCGATGGACACTGA
- the LOC108155188 gene encoding uncharacterized protein LOC108155188, producing the protein MQAEIVTASDRVNDNPPQTRKKATKTITDVETDETLRKRKAMDDYDINIDLNFVQLSRQQLLQRYSTAVRKLRRLAEAHREVRPLSFDSYVLFQYFQQRNWRQRMAGMRGGSATLVPPPQLMAYLKLEVLHHLLDRRRQILCWLFYLTLVSLCVAAYRYETSSGSNERVVQSTVYPGMRMWRRMTMPLIQRFPRLTEFYDESCLMGNPFFQMEDLSCGPCANVESVWFESDECAQLHAPVSGSDNGLSLLLKCRQTMAEGDSVPFAFKSQQDAMVLSDFYNIYTSNHMIFQRDAYRVHSTNQGVHNLEDLFGQFNSSNSDMNTNIDPPTWTQQAHNLWRCNRMLPARLLRPIFARPSRLPSLGVALERYVAIDTAQAPAYTLPETECPNVYVHQAVGTRFIILRPTSECRHRCRTLSIRLTQSFVLSYNWLYWKPISAPDPISESLSISLIGSYC; encoded by the exons ATGCAAGCAGAGATAGTTACCGCGAGCGACAGGGTGAACGACAATCCCCCACAGACAAGGAAAAAGGCGACAAAGACGATAACGGATGTGGAGACGGACGAGACCCTGCGGAAAAGGAAGGCCATGGATGACTACGACATCAATATCGATCTAAATTTCGTGCAACTGAGCCGCCAGCAACTGCTACAACGCTACAGCACTGCCGTGCGCAAGCTGCGCCGCTTAGCCGAGGCCCACCGCGAGGTGCGGCCCCTGTCCTTTGACAGTTATGTGCTGTTCCAGTACTTTCAGCAGCGCAACTGGCGCCAGCGAATGGCCGGCATGCGCGGGGGCAGTGCAACGTTGGTACCGCCGCCGCAACTGATGGCTTACCTCAAGCTAGAGGTACTGCACCATTTGCTTGACCGCCGGCGCCAGATCCTATGCTGGCTCTTCTACCTTACGCTTGTGTCGCTGTGCGTGGCCGCATACCGCTATGAGACATCGAGCGGTAGCAACGAGCGCGTAGTACAGTCGACGGTGTATCCCGGGATGCGGATGTGGCGACGCATGACCATGCCGCTGATCCAGCGCTTTCCCCGGCTGACCGAGTTCTACGACGAGTCCTGTCTGATGGGCAATCCGTTTTTCCAGATGGAGGACCTCAGCTGCGGCCCCTGCGCCAATGTGGAGAGCGTCTGGTTTGAGAGCGATGAGTGCGCCCAGTTACATGCCCCTGTCAGCGGCAGCGATAACGGCTTGTCCTTGCTCCTCAAGTGCCGCCAGACAATGGCTGAGGGGGATAGTGTGCCGTTTGCGTTCAAGAGCCAACAGGATGCCATGGTTCTAAGCGACTTTTACAACATCTATACTAGCAACCACATGATCTTCCAGCGCGATGCGTACCGGGTGCACTCCACAAACCAGGGTGTCCACAATCTCGAGGATCTCTTTGGCCAgttcaacagcagcaacagtgacATGAACACGAATATCGATCCGCCTACCTGGACACAGCAGGCGCACAATCTGTGGCGCTGCAATCGCATGCTCCCTGCTCGCTTGCTGCGCCCCATCTTCGCCCGGCCGTCCCGCCTTCCGAGCCTGGGCGTTGCTTTAGAGCGCTACGTGGCCATCGACACGGCCCAGGCGCCGGCCTATACGCTGCCTGAAACCGAGTGCCCCAATGTGTATGTCCACCAGGCGGTGGGCACGCGCTTTATCATCCTGCGCCCCACCAGCGAGTGTCGCCACCGCTGCCGCACCCTCTCCATTCGCCTCACACAGTCCTTTGTCC TCAGCTATAACTGGTTGTATTGGAAGCCGATCTCGGCCCCGGATCCCATATCCGAGTCATTGTCCATCAGCTTGATCGGTTCTTACTGCTAG
- the LOC108155204 gene encoding ribosomal RNA small subunit methyltransferase NEP1, giving the protein MGGQGKMINRKRKFVGRKTDDPEFDLDKKHFKVLHVNASEKRLIIVLEGAQLETVKVHGTFELLNCDDHAGIMRKNQRDPGSCRPDITHQCLLMLFDSPLNRAGLLQVFVRTEHNVLIEINPQTRIPRTFKRFAGLMVQLLHKFQIRANDSSRRLMSVIKNPITDHLPVGCKKYAMSFSGKLVANCRDLVPHGEEGSVAYDEPVVMVIGAFAHGVLKTDYTEELFSISNYPLSAAIACSKLCSAFEEVWKVV; this is encoded by the exons ATGGGAGGCCAAGGAAAAATGATAAATCGCAAGCGCAAATTTGTGGGACGCAAGACCGACGATCCGGAATTCGATCTGGACAAAAAACACTTCAAGGTGCTGCACGTAAATGCCAGCGAGAAGCGTTTGATCATCGTGCTGGAGGGCGCCCAGCTGGAAACGGTTAAG GTGCACGGCACTTTTGAACTGCTGAACTGCGACGACCATGCGGGTATTATGCGCAAGAATCAACGTGATCCGGGCTCCTGCCGCCCCGACATCACCCACCAATGCCTACTGATGCTATTCGACTCACCGCTAAACCGTGCGGGCCTGCTCCAAGTGTTTGTGCGTACCGAACACAATGTTCTCATCGAGATTAATCCCCAAACGCGCATTCCACGCACTTTCAAGCGGTTCGCCGGCCTTATGGTCCAGCTGCTGCACAAGTTCCAGATTCGGGCCAACGACTCGTCTCGCCGCCTAATGAGTGTTATCAAGAACCCCATAACAGACCATCTGCCGGTCGGCTGCAAGAAATACGCCATGTCCTTCTCCGGGAAACTTGTCGCAAATTGCCGCGACCTTGTCCCGCACGGCGAGGAAGGTAGCGTTGCCTACGATGAGCCCGTGGTTATGGTGATCGGCGCCTTTGCGCATGGCGTTCTCAAGACGGACTACACCGAGGAGCTCTTCTCCATCAGCAACTACCCGCTGTCGGCGGCCATAGCATGCTCCAAGCTCTGCAGCGCCTTCGAGGAGGTCTGGAAGGTAGTGTAG
- the LOC108155231 gene encoding NADH dehydrogenase [ubiquinone] 1 alpha subcomplex subunit 7 has protein sequence MSALRRDVSPFFQRIRAFLLGREHTLALRFEDDVADRTQPPPKIPDGPSQLYSANYYCLRDGRREVNPPIDLVEQQKQLSADASTATKLPTPGQVYAWD, from the exons ATGTCTGCTCTACGCCGTGACGTGTCCCCTTTTTTTCAACGGATCCGGGCCTTTCTCCTCGGT CGTGAGCACACTCTGGCGCTGCGCTTCGAGGACGACGTAGCCGATCGCACCCAGCCCCCTCCAAAGATCCCCGACGGACCTTCGCAGCTGTACTCGGCCAACTATTATTGCCTGCGCGATGGCCGTCGGGAGGTGAATCCACCTATTGATCTGGTCgagcagcaaaagcagctcTCAGCGGATGCGTCCACGGCGACCAAATTACCCACTCCGGGCCAGGTATATGCCTGGGACTAA
- the LOC108155152 gene encoding probable cytochrome P450 4d14: MFVELLVLLLTVALVWDYLVGRKHNRLFDQAGITGPKAWPLVGNAPLMINESPKTVFDLQWRLIQTHGKNVRCQILQDRGFMTADPKMIEAIMSSQQTIQKNNLYGLLVNWLGDGLLLSKGKKWFRRRKIITPAFHFKILEQFVEVFDQQSAIMAKNLYDRADGKTVINMFPVACLCAMDIIAETAMGVKINAQLQPNFPYVQSVKTASGMLAERFVNPAQRLDISMRLFFPSAFAKLSANIKAMQDFTNNVISERRDLLQKSISDGTYETTNASPLDDVGQKRRMALLDVLLQSSIDGAPLSNEDIREEVDTFMFEGHDTTTSSIAFTCYLLARHPEVQARVFQEVRDVLGDEKIAPVNTQLLGELKYLECVIKESLRLFPSVPIIGRHIVEDTLLDGKLIPAKTDVMILIYHSQRDPDYFPEPNKFVPERFSPERKGEINPFAYTPFSAGPRNCIGQKFAMLEMKSTISKMVRHFELLPLGEDVQLVLNLILRSTTGINVGLKPRVY, encoded by the exons ATGTTTGTGGAACTGTTGGTGCTGTTGCTTACTGTGGCCCTGGTGTGGGACTACCTGGTCGGCCGGAAACACAACAGATTATTTGACCAGGCAGGAATTACTGGACCCAAGGCATGGCCGCTTGTGGGTAATGCCCCGTTGATGATCAATGAGTCGCCCAAAA CTGTGTTCGACTTGCAGTGGCGCCTAATCCAAACCCATGGCAAGAATGTGCGATGTCAGATTCTTCAAGACCGCGGCTTCATGACGGCGGACCCCAAAATGATTGAGGCGATCATGAGCAGCCAGCAGACCATACAGAAGAACAACCTATACGGCCTGCTGGTCAACTGGCTGGGCGATGGCCTTCTGCTGAGCAAGGGAAAGAAGTGGTTCCGTAGGCGCAAGATCATCACGCCTGCGTTCCACTTCAAGATCCTCGAGCAGTTTGTGGAGGTGTTTGACCAGCAGAGCGCCATCATGGCTAAAAATCTGTACGACCGGGCCGATGGCAAAACCGTGATCAACATGTTCCCCGTAGCCTGCCTTTGCGCCATGGACATCATCGCCGAGACGGCCATGGGCGTCAAGATAAATGCCCAGTTGCAACCCAACTTTCCCTATGTCCAGTCGGTGAAAAC GGCTTCTGGCATGCTGGCCGAGCGTTTTGTGAATCCCGCCCAGCGTTTGGACATCTCCATGCGTCTGTTCTTTCCCTCCGCCTTCGCCAAGCTGAGTGCGAACATAAAGGCCATGCAGGACTTCACCAACAACGTGATCAGCGAGCGTCGTGACCTCTTGCAGAAGTCCATCTCAGACGGCACGTACGAGACAACTAACGCATCGCCCCTGGACGATGTGGGTCAGAAACGTCGCATGGCCCTGTTAGATGTGCTCCTACAGTCTTCCATTGACGGGGCCCCACTCAGCAATGAGGACATACGAGAGGAGGTAGATACCTTCATGTTTGAGGGCCAcgacaccaccaccagcagcattGCCTTCACCTGCTATCTGCTGGCCCGGCATCCAGAGGTGCAGGCTCGAGTCTTCCAGGAGGTGCGTGATGTGCTCGGGGACGAGAAGATCGCCCCCGTAAACACCCAGCTGCTGGGCGAGCTCAAGTATCTGGAGTGTGTGATCAAGGAGTCATTGCGACTGTTCCCTTCGGTACCGATAATCGGACGCCACATTGTCGAGGACACACTACTGG ACGGCAAACTCATACCCGCCAAGACCGATGTTATGATACTCATCTACCATTCCCAGCGCGATCCGGACTACTTCCCCGAGCCGAATAAATTCGTGCCGGAACGGTTCAGTCCGGAGCGCAAGGGCGAAATCAATCCATTCGCCTACACGCCGTTCTCTGCGGGTCCACGCAACTGCATTGGCCAGAAGTTTGCAATGCTGGAGATGAAAAGCACCATCAGCAAGATGGTGAGGCACTTTGAATTGCTGCCCCTAGGTGAGGACGTCCAGCTAGTGCTGAACCTTATCCTCCGCTCCACCACCGGTATCAATGTGGGTCTCAAACCGCGCGTCTATTGA